AATCCAGTGAGTGTAGTAGCAGACAGGAACAAGCCATGATCAAGTGTACCCTGAAGATAAAGAAGGATCCGCTTAAGGGCCTGCATGTGAGGCTCCCGAGGGTCATGCATAAACAAAAATACCTGCTGAACTGCATAAGAAATGTCCGGTCTAGTGAAGGTGAGGTACTGAAGAGCCCCATCCAGGCTTCGATATAAAGTAGGATCCTCGATCACAGGACCGGATGTTGCACTTAGTTTCGAATTGGTATCAACTGGTGTGACCACAGGATTACAGTTTGTCATAGATGCACGAGCAATGATGTCCTTCGCGTAAACTGACTGAGACAAGTAGAGGCCTGAAGATGAGCGGTTAACAGAAATACCCAAAAAATGATGCGGCGGGCCAAGATCAGACATGGAAAACTCTCGTTTCATCAATGTAATAAATTTTCCAAGAAGATAATCAGTATTTGCTGTCAAAatgatgtcatcaacatataaaagTAAGTATGCCATCTCGGATCCGGATTGGTAGACGAAGAGAGAGGGATCACATACACTACCCCGAAAACCACAATTGGTAATGAACTTGGCAAATCGCTGAAACCATGCACGAGGAGCCTGCTTTAGACCATAAAGTGAACGACGAAGTCGACATACATAATCAGGGTGTTCAGGATCAACAAACCCTGGAGGCTGATGCATATAAACTGTCTCAGTCAAATCCCCATGGAGAAACGCATTCTTGACATCCAGTTGATGTATAGGCCAAGAACGTGATTTGGCAATAGTAAGCACTGTACGAATAGTCGCTGGTTTGACAACCGGACTAAATGTTTAAAAACAATCAACTCCAATTTGTTGGGACTTACCATTGGCCACTAGGCGTGCCTTGTGACGCTGCAAGGAACCGTCGGCATGAAATTTGTGGCGAAAAAGCCACATAGAACGAATAACATGTGCATCTCGTGGCCGAGGAAcaagttcccaagtattagttttcaacatggcAATGTATTCATCTAGCATGGCTGCATTCCAGTTAGGGTCCCTAAGAGCATAAAGGTGGTAACGAGGCAACAGAGAAATCTTATATTTTGACTGAACATGAAGATTGAGTTTGTGATTGGGGCAAAAAATGCCTCGGGAGGCCCGAGTGACCGGACGAGAGGGAGGAGGGATGGGTGGAGCCGTAACAGTGGGAGGATGTACAAGAGTGGGAACTGGGGAAACTGAACTAGGGGAGGCAGATGGAATGGAGATTGTAGGTTGTTCAGTTGAAGTAGTAGGAGCTGGACTAGTAGATGTGGTAGCGGAAGAAGTGGGAGGCACTGTAGGTCTTCGCCTGTGAGGAGGAATATATGGAACAGGGGAACTGAGGACATCAGACGAAGGGGATGAGGGAGGTGCTGACGGATAGGCAAGGGTGTCAGCAAAAGAGTGGTGGATAGGTGAGGCAGAGGGTTATGAGTCTGTATGACCGGTGGGAGTAGGTGTTGCGAAAGGGAAGAGAGTTTCGTCAAAGGTTACATGACGAGAGATAATGATTTTATGTGTGGTAAGATCGAGACAACGATAACCACGATGATTGACAGGAAAACCAAGAAAGACACATTTGGTCGAGCGAGGAGCAAGTTTGTGAGGTGTGGTGGAGGAAAGGTTAGGATAGCAAAGACATCCAAAAATACGAAGATGATCATATGTAGGTTGTCGACCATAGAGAGCAAAGACAGGAGATCGAAAATGGAGAATTTTGGTAGGAAGAATGTTATGAAGATAGACGGCCATGTTAAGAGAGTCGGCCCAATATTTGGAGGGAATTGAGGCGTGAGACATAAGAGTACGAGTAATGTCGTTAACTCGACGAATCATACGCTCAGCCTTGCCATTCTGGGAGGAGGTTTGAGGACAAGAGAAACGGAAGACAAATCCATTTGTATGAGCAAAATTATGAAAAGAAGAGTTATCAAACTCACGACCTAAATCACATTGAAAACTTTTGATGTCACGCTCAAATTGAGttttaacgaaagagtgaaattcCAAGAATTTGGTATAAACTTGAGGTTTGAATTTTAAAGGATAAACCCATAGATAATTAGTGAAATCATCCAATAAAATAAGATAATATCGAATACCTGTTTCAACATGTGATGGACAAGTCCATAAGTCACTATGAATAATATCAAAGGGAGCAAAAGTATTGGAATTGGACTCAAAAATGGCAATCTAACATGTTTGCtaacttgacaagaatgacaCAGTTGAGAACACGAATTTTTATTACACGAAATAAAACTTTTGGTGCGTAAGACATCTAATATAGCTTTTCCAGGATGACCAAGCCGGTTATGCCAAACATCTGACGAACAAACGGCAAGAGAGATAGGTTGAGGCAAGAGCGGAGTAGGAGGAGATACGATGGACTTGGTGATAGGATAGAGCTCTCCAGAACTGTCACATCGTAGAATAGTCTTCTTCGAAATCAGATCCTTCACAGAGAAACCAGATGGGTCAAAATCAACAGACACATAATTATCAGTAGTAAACTTGCGGACAGACACTAAGTTTTTGATAATGTCAGGGACAACAAGGGTATCTtttagatgaagaagacgagaaaTAAGATGTATGAACTTGGTACCACTATCCGTAACTGGTATACTACTGCCATTTCCAACTAGAATAGAGCGAACATTGCTAGAGTTGAAAACGTTATGCAGCGTACCTGGATTTGAAGTAAGATGTGAGGTAGCGCCGGTGTCCATATAGAAATCTTCATCAGGAGGTTGAAGACTCATGGAGCTATATGCCTCTGCAATATCATCCGGTTGGAGAACTTCAGTGGTTGGAGTGAAGTAAGCTTGGCCACGACCTAATCCAGGTGACCGTGCGCGTTGGGAgcgttgttggtgttgttgtggAGGGCGTGGTTGCCAAGAAGGGGCTGTAGGATACGGGCAGGGAGGCACAGACCAGTAGGGAGACCAGTGAGGCTGGTAGTTGGGTGACGGGAGTAGCCTGGAGTCTGTTGGGCCGTGTGATGTATGCTGGGAGTTGGCAGGAGAGGTGGTTGGGCCGCTGGGCTTTGGGTCCAGTTAACATTACCGTTGAAGGATGGTCGTGGACCACGTTTGTTGTTGCTGGGACGATGTTGTCGCTGATTTTGGCGCTGCACAGGGGAGGCAGCAGCAGCCAGTGCCGTCGGTGTAggatttagggtttgttgagaaCGCCTTATCTCTTCCGTTCTCAGTTGAGATCTGGCAGAATCAAAACTAGGCATGGACTGTTGAATGAAAGATGCAACAgtgttgtattcctccggaagGCCATTGACAAGTTGAATAACCAAACGCTTGTCATTCATCGGGAAGTCGAGATCACTTAATCGGTCGGAGAACGATTTAAGTTTATCACAGTAATCATCAACACCATTATAGTCAGTAAATTTAAGGTTAACAAACTTACTTTCAAGGGTTGCTGCGCGGCTGCCTTTGTTGTCTTGAAAGAGCTTCTTGAGGTGATCCCAGATTTCTTTAGCAGTTTTGCCTGATTTGAGAACAGTGAGCATCAAATCTTTGGCCATGGTAGAGAACATCCACTGGCGACAAAGTGCATCTAGCTGTTTTACGGTAGCGGCATCAAGATCTGTTGGAGTTGCTGAGCCGTCAATGAGAAAAACTAGATTATGAGCTTGGAGATGGAGTTCGAAAAGGAAACCCCATGAAGAATATTCATCCTGTTTGATATCCAGGAGAATGGGTATAAGAGTTTTGATGTTGGTGACAGCAAAGGCTGGATGTAACTTTTTCGTTTCAGCGGCCattcgatttatttatttatttatttatttatgtaagAGAAGAAGAGGGATTGATGAATCGGTTTTAGGATGATACCATCTTGGATAATGCTAAAACTCCCATGAGAGCTTTCCCCTTTTCCTCATTCGTTATTATATGTCAAAAGAATGTCAATGAGTATCTCACAGTAATTTAGAATACTTCACAGTAATTGAGAATAATGCTAAGAAAGGAAATAAGATAATATCTAATCTATTATTAACATCTGACTTATGTTTACAAAACTACAATCAGACCTCAAAACTGACATCCTCCAGGCATTTCAGTAAAGCAACACCTTTTCCTAGCCCTGACAGTGCTTTGGAGGACCAAGATGGCCAAGTAAATCTAATGTTGCCAATATACCGCAACAGAAACGAAAAATCATCTGCAGAAAAGTTTTGCACCAATTGCAGTCATGAATGGGGGGTTCTTTTTCGGTATCTTTTAGGTATACACAACCTCTTGAGGTCCTCTTCATTAGCATACCAAGATGGTACCAGTTACGACGCATTCTTATATATATCCTTATAAGAATTACTAATAGTGCCTTGTGCAACTCTAGTTGCATCAACAACATCTCTAACCAGTTTTCTCTCATCAGACAATTAAGATATCATGTAAATAACCGTCGTTGCAGGATTCCTCCTAATATCACATTCTTCAGTCTTCTCAACCGCTTCTTGAGCAGCTTTCACGTCTTTATTACTCATACCAAGAATAGAACAAAAAAGCCTCACGAAATAACCAGCATCCTTTGTATGAGTTGAACCTTCAGTGTCCCCATTTCCAATTTCCTCCAAATGTTTTCTGGCACGTCCAATTTCCTTCCTGGTCACACCAGTCGCGACGGAATGGATCTCTTTCATTGTTCTCGGTTTCCCTAGTCTCTTGCAAGCAGTATACAAACAAGCAGCAAGAATTGCGTTCTTGTTGATCCGTTTACTACTTTTCACATCCGCCATCTTCTTATAAATCTCATTAGCCAAATCCTTTATTGTGGAAACAAGACCTAATCCGTCAGACATCGCCTCAATCACCTCGATAAGACCCTTGTCAGGATTAAAACGCCTAAGAGAAGAATTAGAAGAGGGAGGAATGGTGTTTAACCCATTATTAAACAGAAGAAGATTTGAATCATCCCCATTATCATTTGATTCATCACGGAATGTTCTCCATTCAGATGTTTCACCAATTGAGTAggcttctgatacaagtcgacaGTGGGAACAAATTGTGTCTCCGGTCGAATGATCTTTTATCACGGCTGTAACACTTTTGCAATTTGAACAGTAACTTTCCTCCATGAATTAGAACAGATGCTATTTCGATTTTTCACAGTCAATAGCTCAATTCTTGAATTTGTGAGTTTCTTGAATTTTCGTGCTTCGCCTAGAGCATTGGTGGTGGTTGCAGAGGAATGTGAAAGAAAAAACGAGGATGTATGAGACCCTATTGCAGAATTTATAGACAAACAAAGGTCGTATTTCGGCTTGCCGCCTTTGGCTGAGGCCCCTGACTTTCTATCCCTAATTTGTGCACCATATCCTAACAAAACATTTCAAAGGGTGTTTGGTAGATAATTTGGTGTGGACGATTTTACCATTGTTCTACATTGATATAATATAGTAAAATTTTGTTTGAGGATATAATTTCATTATAATTTCTTATAATGTATAATGTGTTTGatttaatttagtttttttttttttaccattgtACTACATGACATATAGCAAAATTTTGTTTGAGAATATAATTTCATAATGATTTCTTATAATGTATTTGATTTAgtgtagttcttttttttttaattaatgtaCTGTCTCAAATTtctagaaacaaaaagaaaattctggatttttgtgaattttgttttgttgtttccGACTTCTGATATGGACTGCAATTTCTATCAAGGATATCAGAAACCCATATACCAGTTCTACTAAGGGCTGATATCAGTCCATATAGGACAAACAGATCCTGACAATTGGAACGGTGGACTGGTATAAGACCCTAGTAGAACCGGTATCAGCCTAGTAAATGGGCCTATATACCCGGTTTTGATTCCTAACAAACAGTAAATGGGCAGCAAAATTCACTGAATGAGCAAAGAAATGGAGAAGTGAACTCTATCAGAAGGTGTAGAATCAACTGTCGTGGAGTTGCCAATCTACTTCAAACATTTAATGGCGAAAGAGCGAAATTAATGCTTCACATTATCAAACGAAGGGTTTGTGCATCACAGTAAAATTTGACGCACATCAAGAGAAAGATTTGTACAACTAAACCCTGATCATAAGATTTTCAACACAAATTGCAacgtctacttttcttctttccttttccttcttgAAGCTATCTCTGCAGCCCACGATTTGCCCAAGTCAGTCTGGAATTTCCCTGTAAGATTTACCAATAAAACGGAAAATATTAGCAATATGTCTTTACTTCAATACATTCCTATATAACAAGGTGAACGTATCACTGCTTAACTACGCCTATAGATTTTACCTgcagttttttatttctttttttttttttttttttttttgatgcaaaagaaATTTATTGATTAACGAAGAGAATTACAAACTATAATGTCACCCTGCACCCACTCAGCAATGTCAGGTGGAATAAACGGCATTACTTCTAGCTTTTTTAGCTATTGAGTCTGCCACACCATTACCTAACCTATGAATCCACTTACATGAAAAAGAAACATGACTCTGAAGTAAAAACTTAATATCTAAGATGATGTTTTGGTTTAACCAGTCAACATTAGAAATATCCTCATTTAGTGACTTGATGAGGATTTCACTGTCAGATTTTACCTGCAGTTGACACAAAGAATTCTTCCAGATCCCTTCCTTGCTCTACACAAACGAAAAACAAATCATATTAATGAAATGACTTTATACACCAGGATAAACTATTAGATCATACAAGCCATCAATTTCAAATCTTAAGTATGACGTTATGAGATTTAAAGTTTTAagacaagaagaaaagaagtaaaGGACTAATACCATTTTCATATTCCAAGGCTTGAAGAATCATTTCCACCTGAAAAACGAACATGAAGACCAATCAGCATCAGGTTATTTAATGGGTTTAATATCCCTTTGTGAACTAAATGTTATTACGAGCAGTCACACACAAGTATCATTATACAAAGAATGATACCAATCTAAGTGTACTTGATGAATCTTGGGGTATCTTCTACCCTCATGTAATAGTCCGTTAGTAGTTTAATacatttcatgcttcaaaaaaaaaaatcattatacaAGGAAAGAATGCAAATTTAAAAGTTCTGGTAATAACACGAGAAATGACTAGATTCCATGATGCTGCCAATATCCAATTTCATGACATAAGCCACTGCTCAACTCTTAGCTTGACCTACTACTCAAGAAACATGCATACACTCTTCTGGTACAACTAATGCAGGCAAAACCTAATGCCTCTGGTTTTTCTAGAACCTTTTTTACTATCCAACTTCTGTCAAGTCTCAACTCATTCAGTCACTCTACAGTTATCAAGCGAATATCCCAGCTTACATGGTGAAGAACTTGAATCATTGAATGCCAGTGTGTACCTTGTACTAATGTCACTGGCGTCCAGTACTTGTTCGGCAATCATGTTTCTTAAAGTTTATGCATTAAAACATTGAGGAATATAGCATAGCCATCATCCTACTTTTCAAAGCTCGTATTATTTATTTGTTATAGGCTTATAAAAATTATGGTTCAGTGTTTTTCAGGCTCCAAGAACAGCTTTCAAGTTTACCATTGTAAACATGAGGGACTGGTTTGATAACTTTAGACTAGCTGAAAGGGTCGTGATACTGATGGAACAGCTTGACGGAATCTTTAACAGTAACGTTGTTATCTTGGCACTAGCTAAGTACTATTACTGCCCACAACTTTGGTTTTTAACCATTAAAACTAAAGAGTGATGTTTTACAACAAAATATGAGTAataagaagaaataaaataagatatgATTCGAATCATGGAAACTAGGGTCAGCTGTGAAGAGAGCACAATAAGTAGGAAGGCTCTAGATTTACATAAAAAGGCTTCATGAAAGTTATAATTGTTCATGAGTTATGCATAAATGGATGAAATACCTTGTCGAGGTCTTTCACAACCTTGGCTTCTGGAGTAGAATTATTTTCGTACTCCATCCACAAATCATTTATCTCCTTTGCTGCAAAATAACATAGAATGAGAATGAGAAAGAAAGTAACAAAAATCCTTGGCTATAAAAATTTCACCATCCTGTACGAAATGCACAAGCACAGTTACTTATGCTATCCGTCATTATCAAACTTTCAATCTTCAaatgcacagcagcacaagcacatTATCGCATTTGGATAAGGAAACGTATTACTAAGCCAACAGGAATAAAAACCATGAGATTCATTTCAAAAGATTTTATCTAAGATTATGTGAATCCAGCAAACAAATGGTAACCAACTGCGTGCTTCATAACAAGATTAATTTATATTCATATAAGTAAAAACTGAGCAGACACTAGAAAATGGAGCACGAACTAACTCATTCCAAATCGATGTGTTTGTCATGTTAATCTCCGCAGACGAATAACCAATGCCTAGAATGTAAGATCTATATCTGTTCAATATATGGATCCTACATTTGACGCAAGATTCCAGCCTTTATTGAACCCCCGTAACGGTATGCTTAAAAAATGCTTCAGAATCAATAAGGAAGAGAACACGGGAAAGAGCTGTAAACAAGTTCAAGCTAACAACACTGCGAAATCCCTCCTCATATCACTGAATGCAAGAATAAGTCTTACACACTCAGTCCAACAATAAAATGCAAATTTTCCGGCACACCCAATTCTAATTTAAGTCTCACTCATCATTACCTCTAATATACATGCAGTAATACAtaactaaaaaataaacatattatTACCTCTGTCTCCACCACCAAGTAGCGTACACATTTTTTCTATTGCTTCTCTCTCCCTTCGACTCTTCTCCTCCTTTGGTACCCCATCACAAGGAGCAATATCCCCAACAATTGCTGAAAAGATTATCATTTTTCAGCGACTCATATATTAATCCGACGCAGAGGGCACATAGCCACATACATTGAAACTCAAGAATCTCAATTTTTAACACAAAGGAGGCACATATAGAAATCCTAATTCAATGTACATTTCTAGGAAACAAACATCTATTCGAAAATTTACTTTTTGAGCAATCAAATTAACTCACCTTCAGCTATATCATGGACAATTGCCATTTTAACACACCTACAATTATAAGATGAAAAAAAACATCAATAcccaaaatcaaataaaaaaaaatcaaaaaagaagcaggaaaaaccctaacttgtcACGGTTGACACCAGGAATATCAGCAGTAATAAGAGCCATAACCCCCATTCTGTACATATGATCAGCTATAGATTCTGGGCCTTTTATATCTCTTTTTATCCATCCAGTTCTCTTTGTCGCctaaacataaaaaagaaaaggtgtgatttttattatattattattacagTAAAATCAGATTTGAGTTCTTGAGATTGTATAAATACCTTAAGTCGATGGCAAAGAGTAAGAAAATCAATGGCAGAAGAAGcaggtggtgaagaagaagatgatgattcttCTTCAGGAACACCATTGTTAGAAGCTGAAGGTTCAGTGGCCATTGTTCTAGGTTTGTTAGAAGAAGTGGAAAAGGTGAGTTTAGAGGTAAGGTAATTTGAATTGTTAGTAAATGTTCTGAGGATTTTGTTGTGAGAAGCGGAAAGAAGAGAAGGAGAGGAAGAAGGAAACACAGAGAATGGAGAAGACGAAGAGGATTTGCATAAGACTCGGATTCCACTCATTATTTCGAGGTGCAAGTCGGAGGCTTTTAAAAATGTAATCTCTTCCTCCCGAAACACCATTCCGTATTTTTCGTATTATTTCTCTTTTACGGGCCTCCCTGAGCATATCGGACCTGTTCCTCAGCAGGCCCTTCAAATGCTACCTAGCCTACCTATCATTCATGCCGTGCCGTGCTTGTTAATAGACAATGGCGACTTCCATAGTGCGGATGCGGTCGAGTTGCGTCGAATACACAATTTTCGCTTCTGACTTCTGGGATAATTTCTGCTTATAAGTCAAAAGACCTACCTCTAAGTACTTCTGCTTTCATGAGAAATAGAAATATTTCTAACGTATTTGGATACTAAAAACAGTAGTGATTCTATTTTTCTAGAAGCAGaagttttgcttcacaaaaagtcgaTTTTTTACTTTTATAAGTAATTATGAAATTTACACCCAACCAATTTCTTGTTTTTTGACTTCTATAAATTTTAAAAATTGTTTATAAATATGTATTGAGACACACTGTACTTCTACCTCCACTCGCTATGAGAATCCCCGGAGACCCATTTAGTTAATGGTTCGGGAGTATGAAATTACTTCGTTAAATAATCATTTCCATTTATTATCCAGGCAGCGCAGGCCACCAATAGAAATAGAGGAGATAATTAGGAGGATCAGAATACCACCACATGCAGATGGAAGCACTAACAGTTAGCACCGGCTCTTGAACCAAATGCTTACTCACCGCTACATCTGTATATATATGGGATATCCGTTGTGCATCTGATCTGCGTATATACTTACCTTTTTAACTCTTTCTTGAACTTTCCCAGTACAAACCATTTTTGTTTTATAGCAGTATAACAGCCTATAGCCAACTCGaaaagaatatagaaaaaccAATATTCACCTGCCCAACCTCATCATACACATAGACATTACGTGTAGCCGATTCGCATGCACCCACATGCAGTGACACCACACACAATTCCTTTTTAGTTTGGAATTACATGATTGCTGACCAAGGCAATATAGACTGTATATAAAGCACATCAAAATTGAATCTACTTTTAAACACTTATAGTCATCTCATCttctctgcaaaaaaaaaattatgggaaGGTGGGAAGATTATAAGCCTGTAATGGCTATGATCGGATTGCAGTTTACTTATGCAGCTGTAGCACTTTCCAGTAGAAGTGTTCTTTTACAAGGAATGAGTCCTAGAGTTTTTGTTGTTTACAGACAAGCCATAGCTACTCTTGTTCTTGCTCCTATTGCTTATTTTTCTCAAAGGTAAGCCTTATTAAGTTAAAATATTTTCTGTCTGTCACAGTCTCACTCTCAAATGTTCATTACATATGTAAATGATTCTACACAGGAATAAACCAGGAACTACCTTAGGAATAAGGAGCTTTAGTTTGATATTTACTGCTTCTCTCATTGGGTAAGCTACTTGGAAAATTGAATAATCAAGTCGGTCAACGCTGGTCAACTACTCCCAAGCTGGTCATGGAAATGTGATAAAAAAAGTGACTATAGATTTTGTAACTTTGCAGGGTAACAATGAATCAAAATATTTACTTTGAAGGATTGTATTTGACATCATCATCCATAGCCAGTGCAATGGGGAACTTACTCCCTGCCATCACCTTTCTGCTAGCAGCCTT
This DNA window, taken from Papaver somniferum cultivar HN1 chromosome 3, ASM357369v1, whole genome shotgun sequence, encodes the following:
- the LOC113355977 gene encoding HD domain-containing protein 2-like, translating into MSGIRVLCKSSSSSPFSVFPSSSPSLLSASHNKILRTFTNNSNYLTSKLTFSTSSNKPRTMATEPSASNNGVPEEESSSSSSPPASSAIDFLTLCHRLKATKRTGWIKRDIKGPESIADHMYRMGVMALITADIPGVNRDKCVKMAIVHDIAEAIVGDIAPCDGVPKEEKSRREREAIEKMCTLLGGGDRAKEINDLWMEYENNSTPEAKVVKDLDKVEMILQALEYENEQGRDLEEFFVSTAGKFQTDLGKSWAAEIASRRKRKEEK